From a region of the Capricornis sumatraensis isolate serow.1 chromosome 22, serow.2, whole genome shotgun sequence genome:
- the LOC138069581 gene encoding butyrophilin subfamily 1 member A1-like, translated as MDIQQQQKQSSRVMSLDKDGTHLHCKGQACSSPTGRCQVRVPEHSPFAQGWDFREATAAGQKDAGMMPSTSSSATVFLKDFPWVTAQTSLLLLLGLLLLTALGFIWKLRREKDRECWIKEQLQRELRWRKAQKVDDWKKARSYAAHVTLDPNTAFFELFLSEDHRSVKRRNLWQNLPEKPERFSFDPCVLGHRSFSSGRHYWEVEVGDRTYWELGVCEENVDRAWGIAESPENGFWAVELYANKYQALTSPRTALPLSEPPSRVGVFLDYEAGHVSFYSVSDGSHIYTFPQASFSGPLRPFFCLWFYHPTPLTICH; from the exons ATGGACATCCAACAGCAACAGAAGCAGTCCTCTCGGGTCATGAGCTTGGACAAGGATGGGACCCATCTGCACTGCAAAGGGCAGGCCTGTAGCTCTCCCACTGGGAGATGCCAAGTCAGAGTCCCTGAGCACTCACCATTTGCCCAAGGCTGGGACTTCCGTGAAGCCACTGCTGCTGGGCAGAAGGATGCAG GAATGATGCCCAGCACTTCCAGTTCAGCCACTGTCTTCCTGAAGGACTTTCCTTGGGTAACAGCTCAGACCTCGCTCCTGCTTCTTCTGGGACTTCTTCTGCTGACTGCTCTTGGTTTCATCTGGAAACTTCGCCGAGAGAAAGATCGAGAATGCTGGATCAAAG AGCAACTCCAAAGAGAGCTCC GCTGGAGAAAAGCCCAGAAAGTGGATG ATTGGAAAAAAGCTCGGTCCTATGCTG CTCATGTGACTCTGGATCCAAATACTGCCTTCTTTGAACTCTTTCTGTCTGAAGATCACCGAAGTGTGAAGCGGAGAAACCTGTGGCAGAATCTTCCTGAAAAACCTGAGAGGTTTTCTTTTGACCCTTGTGTGCTGGGCCACAGGTCCTTCTCTTCGGGGAGACATTACTGGGAGGTGGAAGTGGGCGACAGGACTTACTGGGAGCTGGGGGTTTGTGAGGAAAACGTGGATAGGGCTTGGGGGATTGCAGAGTCACCTGAGAATGGATTCTGGGCTGTGGAACTCTACGCTAATAAGTACCAGGCCCTCACCTCCCCTCGGACTGCTCTCCCACTGAGTGAGCCCCCCAGCCGGGTGGGGGTCTTCTTGGACTATGAAGCTGGGCATGTCTCCTTCTATAGTGTGTCTGATGGGTCCCACATCTACACTTTCCCCCAGGcctccttctctgggcctcttCGGCCTTTCTTCTGCCTCTGGTTCTACCATCCAACCCCTCTGACCATCTGCCACTGA